A segment of the Alistipes communis genome:
CGAGATCGTGGCGCTCAAATACGGCGCCGACGCGGGAGCCGTCATCAGTCAGAACAGCTGGGGATACACCAACGTCTACGAGATGCCCGAAATCACCAAGGATGCCATCGACTATTTCATCGAATACGCCGGTCTCGACGAGAACGGCGTGCAGGTCGGGCCGATGAAGGGCGGCATCGTGATCTTCGCGGCCGGCAACGAGGAGCGCGACTACCGCAGCTATCCCGCCTGTTACGAGCGGGTGCTTTCCGTGTCGGCATTGGCGCCCGACTATCGCAAGAGCTATTACTCGAACTTTTCGGAGTGGATCGACGTGGCCGCTCCGGGCGGTTCCTACAAGTACGAGGGGCGTTACGGCGATGAATACGCCGTGTACAGCACCCTTCCGGGCAACGCCTACGGCTACATGCAGGGGACGTCGATGGCCTGTCCCCACGTTTCGGGCATCGCGGCGCTGGCCGTGGCGAAATACGGCGGTCCAGGGTTCACGCCCGACAAGCTGCGTTCCTATCTGGAAAGGGGCGTGCACGAGGTGGACAGTTACAATCCCGACTACGAAGGACGGCTGGGTTCGGGACTCGTGGACGCTTATCTGGCCGTGTCGATGGACAGGGGCATCGATCCCGATCCCGTCGCCGATCTGCGGCACAGCGACACGGCGGGCGAGGTCGAACTGACGTGGAGCGTTCCGGCCGACGGCGATGACGGACGCGCCGATTCGTTCATTCTGATGTGGCGCGTGGGAACGTTGGAAAATCCCGATCCCGACGATCTGCCCGAGGGGGCGGAATCGGTCGTCATCCCCGTGCGCGACAAGCAGGCGGGCGACGAGATCACCTACGTGCTGACCGATATCGCCGAACAGACGCGCTACACGGTGGCCATCGTCGCCGTCGATCCTTGGGGCAATCGTTCTGAGACGACGGTCATTTCCTTCGGCACGCCGGCCAACACGCCGCCTGCGCTGATCCTCGAGAGCATGGAGGAGGTGCGGGTCGGTTACAACCGCACCGAAACGGTGCGGTACCATGTTTCGGATCCCGACAGCCACGGTTTCACCTGCGAGTTGCAGGATCCTTCCGGCGCCGTTGCGATCCGCAAGGAGGGCGACCGCCTCTGTCTCGACATCTTCAATTACAAACGCATCCCGGGGAACTATACGGCGCATGTCTCGGTGAGCGACAGTTTCGGCGCTTCCGATACGGCCGATTTCGATTTCACGCTGCTGCCCGACCAGCCGCCGGTGGCCACCGGCGGATTCCGGCCGGTTTATCTCGGTTCGATGCAGGAGACGGCGGAGTTCACGCCGTCGCAGGGTTTCGACGACGAGGTGCCCGGGACGGTTGCCTATGCGCTCGAATACGACGAGGAGATGCTCTATCTCCAACCGGTCGCTTCGGGCTACCGGATCATGCCGCTGCGTTACGGCCGTTCGGAGGTGACTGTCGTGGCGACCGACGAAGGCGGTCTCGCGGGACGCGACACCTTCGCCGTGATGTGCCGCGACGATTCGCGCGAGGTCGATCTTTATCCCAATCCCGTCCGCGACCGGTTGTCGATCCGCATGGGGCGCGACGTCGAAGGGGCGTTGCGCGTCGCACTGTACGATGCTGCGGGACGCAGGGCGTTCGCCGCCGAAGTACGGATCGCTCCGACCGCTCCCGCCGTAGTCGATCTCTCGTCGCTCGGGGGCGGAACCTATACGATCGAACTGCGATACGAAGGCGGTTCGCTCACGCGCTCCATCGTCAAACTCTAAACCCTGAAAAGATGCAGTCCTTTTTTCGCAACATACTCATCGCAGCGGCTCTGCTTGCGGTACCGCTCGCCGGTACGGCTCAAAACGCCGCCGCCTTCCTGTCCGTCGTTCCGGACGCCCGCAGCGCGGCGATGGGCGGTGCGGGCGTCGCACTCTCCGCCGATGTTTTTTCGGCCCTCCGCAACGCGGCGCAGCTGCCTTTCTCGGAGGAGCGCTTCGGCGCCGGTTACAGTTATCTGCCGTGGATGCGCGACTTGACGCCCCGAACGGCTCTGCACACGGCGGCGGTCTATTTCAAACCCGACGGCAAACAGGCCGTTTCAGCCTCCTTCCGCTATTTCTCGCAATACGGTTCGGAACGAACCGACGAAGAGGGCAACGTGCTCGGACGGCTGGAACCGCACGACATGGCCTTCGACGTCGGCTACTCCCGAACGGTTGCCGAAGGATTGTCCGTGGCCCTTACGGCGCGTTACGTCCGTTCGGAGCCCGGAGCGGACGACGTTGCACAGACGTTCGCCGTCGATGCCGGACTCTTTTACCGGCATGCAGTGGCCGCTTCGCACCGAGTGACGTTCGGTTTTCAGGCTGCCAACGTCGGTGGCGCCCTCGACTACGGCGCAGGAAACCGTCAGCTGCCGTGGGTGTTGAAGGCGGGCGCAGCCGCGGAACTCGGTCTTTCGGAAGCGCACGGCCTGACACTGACCGCCGAAACCGAATACCGCCTGCGGC
Coding sequences within it:
- a CDS encoding PorV/PorQ family protein, which produces MQSFFRNILIAAALLAVPLAGTAQNAAAFLSVVPDARSAAMGGAGVALSADVFSALRNAAQLPFSEERFGAGYSYLPWMRDLTPRTALHTAAVYFKPDGKQAVSASFRYFSQYGSERTDEEGNVLGRLEPHDMAFDVGYSRTVAEGLSVALTARYVRSEPGADDVAQTFAVDAGLFYRHAVAASHRVTFGFQAANVGGALDYGAGNRQLPWVLKAGAAAELGLSEAHGLTLTAETEYRLRPSELRAWSGSFGAEYRCFGILALRGGYRMGDRSTGEYRYGSAGAGLRWKYVAADAAYLLAGSSSPLRNTWILSVLFNW
- a CDS encoding S8 family serine peptidase, producing the protein MHSFEKKSRLHIALCALSLLAACASDPIGEEAPQPVGEPSRETAATGRLRVKFKQGEVPERIIETRSGLQTGSEPLDRAIAALGVTRMQRVFPPAGRFEARTRRAGLDRWYDVWFDSLRSVTRATLDLSRLEGIECVEPVYAIRSIGPERAVAAPLPAAKRTASLPFDDPGLAKQWHYSNDGSMPDAVAGADINLFRAWEVTAGSNDVVVAVVDGGIDYAHEDLIGNVGNWAELYGEEGVDDDGNGYVDDIYGWNFIYSSAYPMGSNRITPVEHGTHVAGTIAAENGNGIGVCGVAGGRGGHSGVRVISCQMFTENRNDNGDEIVALKYGADAGAVISQNSWGYTNVYEMPEITKDAIDYFIEYAGLDENGVQVGPMKGGIVIFAAGNEERDYRSYPACYERVLSVSALAPDYRKSYYSNFSEWIDVAAPGGSYKYEGRYGDEYAVYSTLPGNAYGYMQGTSMACPHVSGIAALAVAKYGGPGFTPDKLRSYLERGVHEVDSYNPDYEGRLGSGLVDAYLAVSMDRGIDPDPVADLRHSDTAGEVELTWSVPADGDDGRADSFILMWRVGTLENPDPDDLPEGAESVVIPVRDKQAGDEITYVLTDIAEQTRYTVAIVAVDPWGNRSETTVISFGTPANTPPALILESMEEVRVGYNRTETVRYHVSDPDSHGFTCELQDPSGAVAIRKEGDRLCLDIFNYKRIPGNYTAHVSVSDSFGASDTADFDFTLLPDQPPVATGGFRPVYLGSMQETAEFTPSQGFDDEVPGTVAYALEYDEEMLYLQPVASGYRIMPLRYGRSEVTVVATDEGGLAGRDTFAVMCRDDSREVDLYPNPVRDRLSIRMGRDVEGALRVALYDAAGRRAFAAEVRIAPTAPAVVDLSSLGGGTYTIELRYEGGSLTRSIVKL